In one Polaribacter sp. ALD11 genomic region, the following are encoded:
- a CDS encoding formate--tetrahydrofolate ligase produces MEHQSDIAIAQAKTLQHIKNIAKKLNIEEDDLEMYGKYKAKLPLSLIDDEKIKSNNLVLVTALTPTPAGEGKTTVSIGLTEGLNKIGKQATVVLREPSLGPIFGMKGGAAGGGYSQVVPMEDINLHFTGDFNAVEKANNLLSALIDNNIQSKTNNLNIDPRTILWKRVIDMNDRSLRDITIGLGGTSNGVPRQDGFNITPASEVMAILCMASNLENLKERLGNIFIGFTFDRKPIFARDLKAENAMAILLKDAIKPNLVQTLEENPAIIHGGPFANIAQGTNTIIATKMGLSLSNYVVTEAGFGADLGAEKFLNIKSQFANLNPKCVVLVATIRALRHHGGAKSEEYNTADLEKVKDGFKNLEKHIENIRKFNIEPVVAINSFVSDSEEEVKFVIDACASLGVKAVLSEGWANGGEGTKKLAEAVVDVVENKATQYKPLYNWKSPIKEKIETIAKEIYGADKVVYDTKAELNLRRIDKLGFNNFAVCMAKTQKSFSDDANLIGRPTGFTITVREIEIAAGAEFVIPILGKMMRMPGLPSIPASENMSIDNNGVISGLS; encoded by the coding sequence ATGGAACATCAATCTGATATTGCAATTGCGCAAGCAAAAACACTGCAACATATAAAAAATATTGCTAAAAAATTAAATATAGAAGAGGACGACTTAGAAATGTACGGGAAGTACAAAGCAAAATTACCATTATCTTTAATAGATGATGAAAAAATAAAAAGCAACAATTTAGTTTTGGTTACCGCCTTAACACCAACACCTGCAGGTGAAGGGAAAACTACCGTTTCTATTGGTTTAACGGAAGGTTTAAATAAAATAGGAAAACAAGCAACCGTTGTTCTAAGAGAGCCTTCTTTGGGGCCTATTTTTGGAATGAAAGGTGGCGCTGCTGGTGGAGGATATTCGCAAGTTGTACCAATGGAAGATATTAATTTACATTTTACGGGAGATTTTAATGCGGTCGAAAAGGCAAATAATTTATTATCAGCATTAATAGATAACAACATTCAAAGTAAAACCAATAACTTAAACATAGATCCTAGAACTATTCTATGGAAGCGTGTGATAGATATGAACGATAGATCTCTGCGTGATATTACCATTGGTTTAGGAGGTACTTCTAACGGTGTGCCAAGGCAAGACGGGTTTAATATTACTCCCGCTTCTGAAGTGATGGCAATACTTTGTATGGCTTCAAATTTAGAAAATTTAAAAGAACGTTTAGGAAACATTTTTATCGGTTTCACTTTTGATAGAAAACCGATTTTTGCAAGAGATTTAAAAGCCGAAAATGCGATGGCTATTTTGTTGAAAGATGCCATTAAACCTAATTTAGTGCAGACATTAGAAGAAAATCCTGCGATTATTCATGGCGGACCGTTTGCAAACATTGCGCAAGGAACAAATACTATTATTGCGACTAAAATGGGACTGTCATTATCTAACTATGTTGTTACTGAAGCAGGTTTTGGTGCGGATTTAGGAGCTGAAAAGTTTTTGAATATCAAGTCTCAGTTTGCGAATCTAAACCCTAAATGTGTGGTTTTGGTTGCTACTATTAGAGCTTTACGTCATCATGGAGGTGCTAAATCAGAAGAGTATAATACAGCAGATCTAGAAAAAGTGAAAGACGGATTTAAAAATCTTGAAAAGCATATTGAAAATATTAGAAAATTTAACATAGAACCGGTGGTTGCAATTAATTCTTTTGTTTCAGATTCTGAAGAAGAAGTGAAGTTTGTAATTGATGCCTGTGCCAGCTTAGGAGTAAAAGCAGTTTTGTCTGAAGGTTGGGCAAATGGAGGTGAAGGAACTAAAAAATTAGCCGAAGCTGTCGTAGATGTTGTAGAAAACAAAGCAACCCAATACAAACCTTTGTACAATTGGAAATCTCCTATTAAAGAGAAGATTGAAACTATTGCAAAAGAAATTTATGGAGCAGATAAGGTTGTTTATGATACGAAGGCTGAATTAAACCTTAGAAGAATAGATAAATTAGGATTTAATAATTTTGCTGTTTGTATGGCAAAAACACAAAAATCTTTTTCAGATGATGCGAATTTAATAGGAAGACCTACTGGTTTTACAATAACCGTTCGTGAAATTGAAATAGCTGCAGGTGCAGAGTTTGTAATTCCTATCTTAGGAAAAATGATGCGAATGCCTGGGTTGCCATCAAT